A part of Flavobacteriaceae bacterium GSB9 genomic DNA contains:
- a CDS encoding HAD family phosphatase, which yields MIKAIIFDFGNVFINLDIESALKFALEKFEMESLSEDISAFNSLYEQGLMSTNEFLDAYASNFPKLSKTELKHIWNFMLKDFPEHRLDFIKTLKNMGDYKLILLSNTNDLHITWIKENVWFYNDFKACFDDFYLSHEVNIAKPNPAIFNFVLNKNNLKAEECFFIDDNQSNIESANALGFKTWHINPKTEDVTTLFETKKNLF from the coding sequence ATGATTAAAGCTATTATTTTTGATTTTGGCAATGTTTTCATCAATTTAGATATAGAAAGTGCACTAAAATTTGCATTGGAAAAGTTTGAAATGGAATCCCTTTCGGAAGATATTTCAGCATTCAACAGCTTGTACGAGCAGGGCTTAATGTCTACCAATGAGTTTCTCGATGCTTACGCTAGTAATTTTCCGAAGCTTTCAAAAACCGAATTAAAGCATATCTGGAATTTTATGCTGAAAGACTTCCCCGAGCATCGGTTGGATTTTATAAAAACACTTAAAAATATGGGAGATTACAAACTAATTCTACTGAGCAACACCAATGATTTACACATTACATGGATAAAGGAAAACGTATGGTTTTATAACGATTTTAAAGCGTGTTTTGATGACTTTTACCTGTCACACGAAGTTAACATCGCAAAGCCAAACCCAGCTATTTTTAATTTCGTATTAAACAAAAACAATTTGAAAGCTGAAGAATGTTTTTTTATTGATGACAACCAAAGTAATATTGAAAGCGCCAATGCATTAGGTTTTAAAACTTGGCACATAAATCCAAAAACTGAAGATGTAACTACGTTATTTGAAACCAAAAAGAACTTATTTTAA
- a CDS encoding DUF3360 domain-containing protein yields MKSYKELHKPASEFASRSEYLEHELQIMKPKRYRLNLPGRDFRFEWEDLVPALAGTLGIIAMYSSVMMAWANGLTEAWDHITLGKDFAIEVSRVEMIIPAILFVVLASGFFNPRANLAGNHGPMIPLIASIAIAGAHPLALAILVGVFGLLLSLFKGGSRLVNLTSKGVAGGLLIFLGFTGAFSQIQAVQSWGVGLESSSVQLGSMGFLGLVILGVTVVLYSFLARIDKRWLAIPACAITALLVALIGGAGFDLQFTTEMGLPNLNPVHWWGSTEEGWMLGLPNAQHFIASLPFAILAVAMWSPDFLGHRIFQEMNYPKRSEKVLMDVDDTMTMCSFRQMVGTAVGGGNITSSWGTYMIPAAIAKRPIPGGAILLGLMVLAVAILGSPMDVAVWPPVRCIALLVGVFLPMIEAGIQMVKKSACAQAAGICVFTAMVTNPVLAWALAMFLDNNGLIGDKERASQLSLMDKLVIPLSILLICISAILSVGMFKNSYGIHSFL; encoded by the coding sequence ATGAAAAGTTATAAAGAACTTCATAAACCAGCTTCAGAATTTGCTAGTCGGTCTGAATATCTAGAACACGAACTGCAAATTATGAAACCCAAACGGTACCGACTTAACCTTCCTGGAAGAGATTTTAGGTTCGAGTGGGAAGATTTAGTTCCAGCTTTAGCTGGTACACTAGGTATTATTGCCATGTATTCGTCGGTGATGATGGCCTGGGCAAATGGATTGACCGAAGCTTGGGACCATATTACACTGGGTAAAGATTTTGCCATCGAGGTTTCACGAGTTGAAATGATAATCCCTGCCATATTATTTGTGGTTTTAGCGTCTGGTTTTTTTAACCCGAGAGCAAATTTGGCTGGAAACCATGGCCCAATGATTCCGTTAATAGCGAGTATAGCCATCGCAGGCGCCCACCCTTTGGCATTGGCCATTTTAGTAGGGGTGTTCGGTTTGCTTCTTAGTTTGTTTAAAGGCGGCTCTCGTCTAGTAAATTTAACCAGTAAGGGTGTAGCCGGAGGATTGCTGATATTTTTAGGCTTTACAGGAGCTTTTAGCCAAATACAAGCGGTACAATCATGGGGTGTAGGACTGGAGTCTTCAAGCGTTCAACTTGGTTCTATGGGCTTTTTAGGCTTGGTGATATTGGGCGTTACAGTGGTTCTTTACAGTTTTTTGGCCAGAATAGACAAACGTTGGTTAGCAATTCCCGCATGTGCCATTACGGCATTACTTGTGGCTTTAATTGGTGGAGCTGGTTTCGACCTGCAGTTTACAACCGAAATGGGCTTGCCCAACCTAAATCCGGTACACTGGTGGGGCAGTACCGAGGAAGGATGGATGCTTGGACTTCCCAATGCACAGCATTTTATAGCCTCTTTACCCTTTGCGATTTTAGCCGTTGCCATGTGGTCACCAGACTTTTTAGGCCATCGTATTTTTCAGGAAATGAATTATCCGAAGCGTTCTGAAAAAGTGTTAATGGATGTTGATGACACTATGACGATGTGCTCGTTTCGGCAAATGGTAGGTACGGCCGTTGGTGGTGGTAATATAACCTCGTCTTGGGGAACTTATATGATTCCTGCAGCGATAGCCAAAAGGCCAATTCCCGGTGGGGCTATTCTTTTGGGCTTAATGGTGTTGGCGGTTGCTATTTTAGGAAGCCCAATGGATGTGGCTGTTTGGCCACCAGTGCGGTGTATAGCTTTATTGGTTGGCGTGTTTTTGCCTATGATTGAGGCAGGTATTCAAATGGTTAAAAAGAGTGCTTGTGCACAAGCGGCAGGAATTTGCGTTTTTACGGCAATGGTTACCAACCCTGTATTGGCTTGGGCTTTAGCAATGTTTTTAGATAATAACGGATTAATTGGAGATAAGGAGCGAGCCTCGCAGCTTTCACTTATGGATAAGTTGGTAATACCTTTGAGCATTTTGCTCATTTGTATTTCAGCAATTCTAAGTGTGGGTATGTTTAAAAACAGTTATGGCATACATTCTTTTTTATAA
- the prmC gene encoding peptide chain release factor N(5)-glutamine methyltransferase encodes MELKAIQTKFHQELDAIYPVEEVDSFFYHLIEAYFGVSRVQLATNPNLHFDDNQNILNALVELKKEKPIQYIVGETEFFGLPFQVNENVLIPRPETEELVEWVLKKVDAKVQISILDIGAGSGCIAIALAKHLPDAKVYALDVSPKALKVASKNAKMNGVEVTFIEADILSVDNITGHIKFDIVVSNPPYVREKEKQYMKSNVIDNEPHIALFVKDEDPLVFYKAITDFANDNLNNSGLLFFEINEYLGKAMIDMLRHKNFEHIELKQDIFKKDRMIKAEKANG; translated from the coding sequence ATGGAGTTAAAGGCAATTCAAACTAAGTTTCATCAAGAATTGGATGCTATCTATCCTGTTGAGGAGGTTGATAGTTTTTTCTATCACTTGATTGAAGCTTATTTTGGAGTAAGTCGGGTTCAATTGGCTACCAATCCAAATTTACATTTTGATGATAACCAAAACATTTTGAATGCTTTGGTAGAGTTAAAAAAAGAAAAACCCATTCAATACATCGTCGGGGAAACCGAATTTTTCGGGTTACCATTCCAAGTCAATGAAAATGTACTTATCCCCAGACCAGAAACTGAAGAGCTTGTGGAGTGGGTGCTTAAAAAGGTCGATGCAAAGGTTCAAATAAGCATTTTAGATATAGGTGCGGGCAGTGGTTGTATTGCGATAGCCTTGGCCAAACACTTACCAGACGCAAAAGTTTACGCCCTTGATGTTAGTCCAAAAGCCTTGAAAGTGGCCAGTAAAAACGCAAAAATGAATGGGGTTGAAGTCACATTTATAGAAGCCGATATCCTGTCGGTTGATAACATTACTGGCCATATAAAATTCGATATTGTTGTTTCTAATCCACCATATGTGCGGGAAAAGGAAAAACAATATATGAAATCTAATGTTATAGATAACGAACCTCATATAGCACTTTTTGTAAAAGATGAGGATCCTTTGGTATTTTACAAAGCCATTACAGATTTTGCCAATGATAATCTAAATAATAGTGGATTATTGTTTTTTGAAATTAATGAATACTTGGGAAAGGCAATGATAGACATGCTAAGGCATAAAAACTTTGAACACATAGAACTAAAACAAGATATCTTTAAAAAAGATAGGATGATTAAAGCCGAAAAAGCTAATGGATAA
- a CDS encoding long-chain fatty acid--CoA ligase: MKDITRLFDFPYHQLRNHPLKASLVTKYNGEWVKTSTQEYIDKANAISRGLLKLGINKNDKIAVISSTNRTEWNIVDIGVLQVGAQNIPIYPTISAEDYEYILNHSESIYCFVSDEEVLEKINQVKSNTKIKEVYSFNHIKGCKHYSELLELGKDQGNQNDVEDRKNNVKPEELATIIYTSGTTGKPKGVMLSHNNIVSNVLAARKRFPLSPEDRALSFLPICHVFERVFTYLYQYVSIETYFAEALDKIGDNAKEIEPHTMTVVPRLIEKVYDKIIAKGAELTGIKKKLFFWAVDIGNQYKPYKKNGLWYTLKLSIARKLIFSKWQAALGGHIVFLASGSAALQPRLGKIFGAANMPIMECYGLTETSPGVSASDKRNGNWKIGYVGKIIDGVEVKIAEDGEILVKGPNVMMGYYKEPEKTASVMTGDYFHTGDKGEIDSEGFLKITGRKKEMFKTSGGKYIIPTLLENELKQSRFIEQIIVIGEGEKMPAALIQPNFEFIQEWLKQKGHQVGSSETEISNSPIVQKRIQKEVDNCNTKFGKWEQIKKFELTPEVWSIKSGHLTPTMKMKRDVIKQKYASLIENIYRPK; the protein is encoded by the coding sequence ATGAAAGATATAACCAGACTTTTTGATTTTCCATATCATCAATTAAGAAACCACCCATTAAAGGCCAGTCTGGTCACAAAATATAATGGTGAATGGGTAAAAACCTCTACACAGGAATACATTGATAAAGCAAACGCCATTAGTAGGGGCTTGTTGAAACTTGGTATAAACAAAAACGATAAGATTGCGGTCATTTCATCAACCAACCGTACCGAATGGAATATTGTAGATATTGGTGTACTTCAAGTTGGCGCTCAAAACATTCCCATTTACCCAACCATTAGTGCTGAAGACTATGAATATATATTAAACCACAGTGAATCTATTTATTGTTTTGTCTCGGATGAAGAAGTTTTGGAAAAAATCAATCAAGTAAAATCCAACACCAAAATCAAGGAGGTTTATTCTTTCAACCACATAAAAGGATGCAAACACTATTCTGAATTGCTTGAATTAGGCAAGGACCAAGGTAACCAAAATGACGTAGAAGACAGAAAAAACAATGTAAAACCAGAAGAATTGGCTACTATAATTTATACATCGGGGACTACCGGAAAACCTAAAGGCGTAATGCTCTCTCACAACAATATTGTTTCAAATGTACTTGCAGCACGGAAAAGATTCCCTTTGTCTCCAGAAGACCGCGCTTTGAGTTTTTTACCCATATGCCACGTTTTCGAACGTGTATTCACTTACTTATATCAATATGTTAGTATTGAAACTTATTTTGCCGAAGCCCTTGATAAAATAGGTGATAATGCAAAAGAAATAGAACCCCACACCATGACAGTTGTCCCCAGATTAATTGAAAAAGTTTATGATAAAATAATAGCTAAGGGGGCCGAATTAACCGGTATAAAGAAAAAACTTTTCTTTTGGGCTGTTGATATTGGAAACCAATACAAGCCTTACAAAAAAAATGGTTTATGGTATACATTAAAGCTATCCATTGCCCGAAAACTAATTTTCAGTAAGTGGCAGGCTGCACTGGGTGGCCACATCGTGTTTTTAGCCTCTGGTAGTGCTGCTTTACAACCTAGATTGGGCAAAATATTTGGAGCTGCCAATATGCCCATAATGGAATGTTATGGCCTCACCGAAACCTCGCCTGGTGTATCGGCCAGCGATAAGAGAAATGGAAACTGGAAAATTGGTTATGTCGGCAAAATTATTGACGGAGTGGAAGTAAAAATTGCTGAAGATGGCGAAATTTTAGTAAAAGGACCAAACGTAATGATGGGCTACTATAAAGAACCAGAGAAAACAGCAAGTGTTATGACGGGTGATTACTTCCATACAGGAGACAAAGGCGAAATAGATTCTGAGGGTTTTTTAAAAATTACCGGTAGAAAAAAAGAAATGTTTAAAACATCTGGCGGAAAATACATTATACCCACCTTACTCGAAAATGAGCTAAAACAATCAAGATTCATCGAGCAAATTATAGTAATAGGAGAAGGCGAAAAAATGCCGGCCGCCTTAATTCAGCCCAATTTTGAATTTATTCAAGAATGGCTTAAGCAAAAAGGACACCAGGTTGGATCTTCAGAAACCGAAATATCCAACTCACCTATTGTTCAGAAAAGAATACAAAAAGAAGTAGACAACTGTAACACTAAATTTGGTAAATGGGAGCAAATAAAAAAGTTTGAGCTTACTCCAGAAGTTTGGTCGATCAAATCAGGGCACTTAACGCCCACAATGAAAATGAAGCGAGATGTTATAAAACAAAAATACGCTTCTCTTATTGAAAATATTTACCGGCCAAAGTAA
- the ribD gene encoding bifunctional diaminohydroxyphosphoribosylaminopyrimidine deaminase/5-amino-6-(5-phosphoribosylamino)uracil reductase RibD, producing the protein MANLHEIYIKRCLEIAKNGLGTTRPNPSVGCVIVYNNKIIGEGFTSKYGGNHAEVNAINSVNDKTRLKGATLYVTLEPCSHYGKTPPCSDLIVQHQIPNVVIGCIDDNKQVAGKGIAKLKAAGCHVTVGIMEQACKLHHKRFFTFHNKKRPYIILKWAETSDGFIAPDTKNEQKPVWITNPFSRQLVHKWRAEEQAILVGANTVLQDNPSLTVRDWTGQNPIRIVLDKNETLSKKNSVFNDEAKTILLKDTSAKAICNRLYNEDINSVIIEGGTKTLQIFIDENLWDEARIFTGKPMFKSGVRAPKISGALISEQKIINDTLKILSYD; encoded by the coding sequence ATGGCAAACCTGCACGAAATTTACATAAAACGCTGTTTAGAAATAGCCAAAAACGGTTTGGGCACAACGCGACCAAACCCTTCGGTAGGGTGTGTAATTGTGTACAACAACAAAATTATAGGTGAAGGATTTACAAGCAAGTATGGTGGCAACCATGCCGAAGTGAACGCTATAAATTCTGTAAATGATAAAACACGACTAAAAGGAGCTACACTTTATGTAACATTGGAACCTTGCTCGCATTACGGAAAAACACCACCTTGCAGCGACCTGATTGTACAACACCAAATCCCGAATGTGGTTATAGGCTGTATTGACGATAACAAGCAAGTCGCCGGAAAAGGCATTGCCAAACTAAAAGCCGCCGGTTGCCATGTTACGGTTGGCATTATGGAACAAGCATGTAAATTGCACCACAAACGTTTTTTTACGTTTCATAACAAAAAACGCCCTTATATTATTTTAAAATGGGCCGAAACAAGCGACGGATTTATCGCTCCAGATACAAAAAACGAACAAAAACCCGTTTGGATTACCAACCCTTTTTCAAGGCAATTGGTACATAAATGGCGCGCCGAAGAACAGGCCATTTTAGTGGGTGCCAATACGGTTTTACAAGATAACCCGAGTTTGACCGTTCGGGATTGGACTGGGCAAAACCCTATTCGTATTGTGTTGGATAAAAATGAAACGCTTTCAAAAAAAAACAGTGTTTTTAATGATGAAGCCAAAACCATTTTACTAAAGGACACATCAGCTAAAGCCATATGCAATAGGCTATACAACGAAGATATAAATTCGGTAATTATTGAAGGCGGCACAAAAACCCTTCAAATATTTATTGATGAAAATTTATGGGACGAAGCCCGGATTTTTACAGGAAAACCTATGTTTAAATCTGGGGTTCGGGCTCCTAAAATATCAGGTGCTCTAATTTCTGAACAGAAAATAATCAACGACACCCTAAAAATTTTAAGCTATGATTAA
- a CDS encoding YigZ family protein, giving the protein MEEKDTYKTIRKPSEPVLFKDKNSKFFGYAFPVLTEDQIKTHLENIKKEHHAARHWCYAYQIGAEDIYYRANDDGEPSNSAGMPIYGQIQSFEVTNVLIVVVRYFGGVKLGVGGLINAYRTAAQMALEASKIVKKTINIQYKICFDYKNMNTVMRVIKERRLKIIDQKMEMDCEITITIRKKEAQKVFDIFDNLFEIEIRPIG; this is encoded by the coding sequence TTGGAAGAAAAAGACACATACAAAACAATACGTAAACCCTCCGAACCCGTTCTATTTAAAGACAAAAACAGTAAATTTTTTGGTTACGCCTTTCCGGTTTTAACCGAAGACCAAATAAAAACCCATCTCGAAAACATTAAAAAAGAGCATCACGCTGCAAGGCATTGGTGCTATGCTTACCAAATTGGAGCAGAAGACATATACTATCGCGCCAATGACGACGGGGAGCCTAGCAATTCGGCTGGAATGCCCATTTACGGACAAATACAATCTTTTGAGGTTACCAATGTTTTAATTGTTGTTGTGCGCTATTTTGGCGGCGTAAAACTGGGCGTTGGCGGGCTGATAAACGCTTACAGAACCGCTGCGCAGATGGCATTGGAAGCTTCAAAAATTGTAAAAAAGACCATAAATATTCAGTATAAAATCTGTTTTGATTATAAAAACATGAATACCGTAATGCGCGTTATTAAAGAGCGTCGGTTAAAAATTATAGACCAAAAAATGGAAATGGATTGTGAAATCACCATCACCATCAGAAAAAAAGAGGCTCAAAAGGTTTTCGATATTTTTGACAATTTATTTGAAATTGAAATAAGACCCATTGGATAA
- a CDS encoding LEA type 2 family protein: MEVKKLIILSTICLFVIACTVTEKPQFIGVENIKIEDSNPNFVTFTADARFINPNDIGGELQTDAIKVIVNDNEMATVSTKNFEVPAKNEFTIPLRTLVTADSIFTNKNLGGLIGSLFSKKVKVQYKGDIKYKVYGFSHSYHVDITENVRLKF; encoded by the coding sequence ATGGAAGTTAAAAAACTTATAATCTTATCAACAATATGTTTATTTGTAATAGCTTGTACGGTTACAGAAAAGCCTCAATTTATTGGTGTTGAGAATATTAAAATTGAAGACTCTAATCCTAATTTTGTAACCTTTACGGCCGATGCCCGCTTTATAAACCCAAACGATATTGGAGGCGAATTGCAAACCGATGCGATAAAAGTAATTGTTAACGATAATGAAATGGCCACCGTATCAACCAAAAATTTTGAGGTTCCTGCAAAGAATGAATTTACCATTCCGTTGCGCACCCTTGTTACAGCCGATAGTATTTTTACCAATAAAAACCTTGGCGGATTAATTGGTTCTTTGTTCAGTAAAAAAGTTAAAGTACAGTACAAAGGCGATATAAAGTATAAAGTTTATGGTTTTTCGCATTCGTACCACGTTGATATAACTGAAAACGTAAGACTTAAATTTTAA
- the pflA gene encoding pyruvate formate-lyase-activating protein produces the protein MVVFLQGCKLKCLYCHNPDTIDTSGGKEIHIDELVEQAVKMKPYFGKKGGVTVSGGEPLLQSKGLIPFFKRLKEERIHTNIDTNGRVLNHFTEDLLDNYADLVMLDIKHVTEEGYEFLTGQKNKETTFTFAKHREASGKKMWLRYVLIPGITNKPELLHELGNYFKDYKTIEKFEIQPYHKLGIHKWDALGWDYKLKEARENTKEEIDAAANILKNYFKEVRVN, from the coding sequence ATGGTGGTTTTTTTACAAGGTTGTAAATTAAAATGTTTGTACTGCCACAATCCAGATACCATAGATACGTCTGGTGGAAAAGAAATCCATATTGATGAATTAGTAGAACAAGCGGTTAAAATGAAACCCTACTTTGGAAAAAAAGGCGGGGTAACCGTATCTGGTGGCGAACCACTGTTGCAATCAAAAGGGTTGATTCCTTTTTTTAAACGTTTAAAGGAAGAACGCATCCATACCAATATTGATACCAACGGCAGGGTTTTAAATCATTTTACTGAAGATTTATTGGACAACTATGCCGATTTGGTAATGCTTGATATAAAGCATGTAACTGAAGAAGGCTACGAGTTTTTAACTGGGCAGAAAAACAAAGAAACCACGTTTACCTTTGCTAAACATAGGGAGGCATCGGGTAAAAAAATGTGGCTGCGCTATGTACTCATTCCCGGAATAACTAATAAACCAGAGCTGCTTCATGAATTGGGCAATTACTTTAAGGATTATAAAACCATCGAGAAATTTGAAATTCAGCCCTATCACAAATTGGGCATCCATAAATGGGACGCATTGGGCTGGGATTACAAGTTGAAAGAGGCTAGAGAGAACACAAAGGAAGAAATTGATGCCGCGGCCAATATTTTGAAAAATTATTTCAAAGAAGTAAGAGTAAACTAA
- the pflB gene encoding formate C-acetyltransferase encodes MEVKQFKPGTWTDKVDVRDFVNKNVTPYHGSYDFLVGPSAKTQKLWDICKAATKEERQNNGVRSLDTDTISTISAFDAGYIDKENEVIVGLQTDELLKRTMKPFGGFKVVQKALSEQGVKPNDNLTELFTKYVKTHNDGVFSAYNAEIKKFRSLGFLTGLPDNYARGRVIGDYRRIALYGIDFLIKSKKEDLAKITGPMTDAVIRMREEVADQISALKDMIELGAKYDLDLSRPAENAREAVQWTYMAYLAAVKEQDGAAMSLGNVSTFLDIFIENDLQEGLITETEAQEYIDQFVMKLRMVRHLRMSAYDEIFAGDPTWVTEAIGGMFEDGRTKVTKTSFRFLNTLYNLGPSPEPNMTILWSKNLPQNFKNFCAKVAIDTSSIQFENDELMRTIRGNDDYGIACCVSYQALGKSIQFFGARTNLAKTLLLAINGGRCEITGTQMVEGIEPCDCEYLDFDKVMANFKIAMKEVARVYNDSMNIIHYMHDKYYYEKAQMALIDTNPSINIAYGIAGLSIVADSLSAIKYAKVKPIRNEEGLTVDFKIEGDFPCYGNDDDRVDTLAAKAVADFNSELKKLPVYKNAEPTLSVLTITSNVVYGKKTGATPDGRAKGVPFAPGANPMHGRDSHGAIASLNSVAKIDYEDSQDGISNTFSIVPKSLGADSEERIENLATILDGYFSRKAQHVNINVLDKETLLDAMEHPEEYPQLTIRVSGYAVNFVRLTKEQQMEVITRSFHESF; translated from the coding sequence ATGGAAGTAAAACAGTTTAAGCCAGGTACATGGACTGATAAAGTTGATGTTAGGGATTTTGTCAATAAAAACGTAACTCCTTATCATGGTTCTTACGATTTTTTGGTAGGACCTAGTGCAAAAACCCAAAAATTATGGGATATATGTAAAGCGGCAACCAAAGAAGAACGACAAAATAATGGTGTACGATCGCTAGATACCGATACAATTTCGACAATAAGCGCTTTTGATGCTGGATATATCGATAAAGAAAACGAAGTCATTGTTGGTTTGCAAACAGATGAGTTGTTAAAGCGTACCATGAAGCCTTTTGGTGGTTTTAAAGTGGTTCAAAAAGCATTGTCTGAACAAGGTGTAAAACCAAATGACAATCTAACCGAATTGTTTACAAAATATGTTAAAACCCATAACGATGGTGTTTTTTCTGCCTATAACGCAGAAATTAAAAAGTTCCGTTCATTAGGATTTTTAACCGGGTTGCCAGATAACTATGCACGTGGTAGAGTAATTGGCGATTACCGCCGCATAGCACTTTATGGTATCGATTTTTTAATCAAGTCTAAAAAAGAAGATTTGGCAAAAATCACAGGGCCGATGACCGATGCCGTTATTCGCATGCGCGAAGAGGTTGCTGATCAAATAAGTGCGCTTAAAGACATGATTGAACTTGGTGCAAAATACGACTTAGATTTAAGTCGACCAGCAGAAAACGCACGCGAAGCGGTGCAATGGACCTATATGGCTTACCTTGCCGCTGTTAAAGAGCAGGACGGTGCCGCTATGTCTTTAGGTAACGTATCGACCTTCCTTGATATTTTTATTGAAAATGACTTGCAAGAAGGTTTAATTACAGAGACCGAGGCTCAAGAGTATATTGATCAATTTGTTATGAAACTACGTATGGTGCGTCATTTAAGAATGAGTGCCTACGACGAGATTTTTGCAGGTGATCCTACGTGGGTAACTGAAGCTATTGGCGGTATGTTTGAAGACGGAAGAACCAAAGTAACCAAAACATCTTTCCGTTTTTTAAATACACTTTATAATCTAGGGCCTTCACCAGAACCTAACATGACGATACTTTGGTCTAAAAATTTGCCACAAAACTTTAAAAACTTTTGTGCAAAAGTGGCTATCGATACCTCTTCAATTCAATTTGAAAATGATGAGTTAATGCGAACCATTAGAGGTAATGACGATTACGGTATTGCATGCTGTGTATCTTACCAGGCACTTGGTAAGTCTATTCAATTCTTCGGTGCTCGAACCAATTTGGCTAAAACTTTATTGTTGGCCATTAACGGTGGGCGATGTGAAATCACCGGAACACAAATGGTTGAAGGTATTGAGCCATGCGATTGCGAGTATTTAGATTTTGATAAGGTTATGGCCAATTTCAAAATAGCCATGAAGGAAGTGGCTCGTGTTTACAATGACTCTATGAACATTATCCACTACATGCACGATAAATACTATTACGAAAAAGCTCAAATGGCTTTAATCGATACCAACCCAAGTATTAATATTGCCTATGGTATTGCAGGGTTGTCAATTGTGGCCGATTCACTTTCTGCTATAAAATATGCCAAAGTAAAACCTATTAGAAACGAAGAAGGTTTAACAGTCGATTTCAAAATAGAGGGCGATTTCCCATGCTATGGTAACGATGACGACCGTGTTGATACTTTAGCGGCTAAAGCAGTAGCCGATTTTAATAGCGAACTTAAAAAATTACCGGTTTATAAAAATGCTGAGCCCACCTTGTCTGTGCTCACCATAACATCAAACGTGGTGTATGGTAAAAAAACCGGGGCAACTCCAGATGGAAGAGCAAAAGGCGTACCGTTTGCACCAGGGGCTAACCCAATGCACGGTAGGGATTCTCACGGTGCTATTGCGTCACTAAATTCTGTTGCAAAAATAGATTATGAAGATTCCCAAGACGGTATTTCTAATACTTTTTCTATTGTTCCGAAATCTTTAGGAGCCGATAGTGAGGAACGTATAGAAAATCTAGCCACCATTTTAGATGGTTATTTTTCAAGAAAAGCACAGCACGTAAACATCAATGTGTTAGATAAGGAAACTTTACTTGACGCTATGGAGCACCCAGAAGAATACCCACAACTAACCATTAGGGTTTCTGGCTATGCCGTTAATTTTGTTAGGCTAACAAAAGAACAGCAAATGGAGGTTATTACGCGTTCGTTCCACGAATCATTCTAG
- a CDS encoding GNAT family N-acetyltransferase has product MCKDTIVIREIEPQDNVQIERVIKACFHEFKIPLKGTAYEDPETAQMYEAYQNPKEVYYVVESNGEVFGGAGVKPLKDYDEGFCEIQKMYFAPEIRGNGYGKMLFEKCIDAAKKMGYKTCYIESASQLKAAIHVYEIFGFKHIDSALGNTGHYSCGVWMTKTL; this is encoded by the coding sequence GTGTGTAAAGATACTATAGTTATTCGAGAAATTGAACCTCAGGATAATGTGCAGATAGAGCGCGTTATTAAAGCGTGTTTTCATGAATTTAAAATTCCTTTGAAAGGAACGGCTTATGAAGACCCAGAAACAGCCCAAATGTACGAGGCTTATCAAAACCCGAAGGAAGTCTATTATGTTGTTGAGAGTAACGGAGAGGTTTTTGGAGGTGCAGGTGTAAAACCTTTAAAGGATTACGATGAAGGTTTTTGCGAAATTCAAAAAATGTATTTTGCTCCAGAAATTCGAGGAAATGGGTACGGAAAGATGCTGTTTGAAAAATGTATCGATGCAGCAAAAAAAATGGGCTATAAAACCTGCTATATAGAGTCTGCCTCACAGTTAAAGGCAGCTATTCATGTTTACGAAATTTTTGGGTTTAAGCACATAGACAGTGCATTGGGAAATACTGGGCATTATTCCTGTGGTGTATGGATGACAAAAACATTATAA